One genomic window of Mycteria americana isolate JAX WOST 10 ecotype Jacksonville Zoo and Gardens chromosome Z, USCA_MyAme_1.0, whole genome shotgun sequence includes the following:
- the TMEM271 gene encoding transmembrane protein 271 produces the protein MKWSVRGACAALSSCLLLACALSAAAVGLKCFSLGSELKGEPFRLGTAAGAFYSGLLLAAGLSLLAAALLCCRPPDEAPAAPAPAPAPVPPTALAPAGDPDPAGGGPGGGEAAAAPSEPVEKASPGGRQNFLLLGVLVFMLGVLSAFAGAVIDGDTVSLVERKYSHYCLLQPGGAARPRSGPAAPDGSAAALRCQKLRDYQRGLVLSTVFNALECLLGLLNLLLVKNYKASQQRGRRRRRRRAAPAAAAAAGGRRRRRRGGGGGGGRRAPRHSQGSLFSGGEPELSPGDCPFQAVSYINVGVFHVFDEAGVEVHCGGHPSVELPGYSPMDPELNASYPYCYPLPSEQPPAYEEIYPGEPCAHGT, from the coding sequence aTGAAGTGGAGCGTGCGGGGAGCCTGCGCCGCgctctccagctgcctcctgctcgcCTGCGCCCTCAGCGCCGCCGCCGTGGGCCTCAAGTGCTTCTCGCTGGGCTCCGAGCTCAAGGGTGAGCCCTTCCGCCTGGGCACCGCAGCCGGCGCCTTCTActcggggctgctgctggccgccGGCCTCTCGCTGCTCGCCGCCGCGCTGCTCTGCTGCCGCCCGCCCGACGAGGCGCCCGCGgcgccggctccggccccggccccggtcccgcccacggccctggccccggccggCGACCCggacccggcgggcggcggccccggcgggggcgaggcggcggccgccccgtcGGAGCCGGTGGAGAAGGCGTCGCCCGGGGGGCGGCAGAACTTCCTgctgctgggggtgctggtgtTCATGCTGGGCGTGCTGAGCGCCTTCGCCGGCGCCGTCATCGACGGCGACACCGTGTCGCTGGTGGAGAGGAAGTACTCGCActactgcctgctgcagcccggcggcgcggcccgcccgcggagcggccccgcggcccccgaCGGCTCCGCCGCGGCGCTCCGCTGCCAGAAGCTGCGGGACTACCAGCGCGGCTTGGTGCTCTCCACCGTCTTCAACGCCCTGGAGTGCCTCCTGGGCCTGCTCAACCTGCTCCTCGTCAAGAACTACAAGGCCTCGCagcagcgcgggcggcggcggcggcggaggcgagcggccccggcggcggcggcggcagcgggcgggcggcggcggcggcggcggggcggcggcggcggcggcgggcggcgggcgccgcgccACAGCCAGGGCTCCCTCTTCTCGGGCGGCGAGCCCGAGCTCAGCCCCGGGGATTGCCCCTTCCAGGCCGTCTCCTACATCAACGTGGGCGTCTTCCACGTCTTCGACGAGGCCGGCGTGGAGGTGCACTGCGGCGGGCATCCCTCCGTCGAGCTGCCCGGCTACTCGCCCATGGACCCCGAGCTCAACGCCTCGTACCCCTACTGCTACCCGCTGCCCAGCGAGCAGCCCCCCGCCTACGAGGAGATCTACCCCGGGGAGCCCTGCGCCCACGGCACCTAG